Part of the Cydia fagiglandana chromosome 26, ilCydFagi1.1, whole genome shotgun sequence genome, TGACTTTTCAGTAGCAACTGCGGGGTATTTCAGAGGTATTTCTGCggggtaccatttacttttttcgaaaaatcatcaacttttgggttgttTAGACTCAGAATCATGAGATTCACgagtacctactattgaatgagacaaaaTAAAAAAGTGTCCTCAGTTTTCAcacaaattttgggtgtcagttttgtgatGATCCATACAAAAGTGAAAATGCATCACAAAACTGACATTTATCTGgggatatatatttttttaattgatagtcctcgtgattctgggtagaaataacccaaaagttaaaagtttaaggaaaaaaagtaaatggtacacttttaagtgaaaatgcacagatatttattaaaatgtagAATTTTTGTTAAACaacattttcttaaataataacTTACAAGTGTTGTTTCTTCAAGAGCCACGTGGGCCCGCTGCACCTGACCTCGGAACAACTGGAATCTTCTCAAAGTCGCATTACATTCCCAACATATAAGTATGTATGGCTTACTCAATGCCTGTAAAGGAAGTACATTAAACACActacacactcacacacacacacacacacacacatactctATATCTTATACATCACTAGACTTGAGAACTAGAATAAAGagccaaagttttttttttaagtagaaGCCAGTTAAACTAAGAGACTACCAGTGTGAGAGTGATAGCACAATCTTTTTCCTGAAATCTATTATAATTGCCAGTGGGTGATGATACCAAAGGGGAGtcaatggaaaaacaaatttagACCAAAAATTAAAACCCTGACCCTAATATGGGCTCCTCATACCTTGTAGCTAACTCGAAGTCTAGTCTATACAAATAATGTTAGTTTTTATTACAGGTTTTTCACGGGCTTAATACTTTGTATATCTTACCTCCGTCCTCTGTTTTTCGACCAATAAACTTAGAAACATGTCATAGTTCGCTAAAGGACAGAGCCGGCGGTCCGTGCTGAGGCAGCCGCGGCATATTAATTCGTCAGATTCCGTTTTTATACAGTTCATTTTTCTTCCACTACTTTACCAATAAGAATTACGTGAAATCTTCACATTTCAACATGGCTTAAGTAAATTATCAATGGTGGTCAAACCAGCATCCTTAGTAATTTagtatttgtctagtattttgATAATTAACTTGGAAATGGAATTTTACACAAAACGAATGAGACAATCCTATACTATAACAATACATACACATCCGCAACAGCGAACGCAAACGCTgttctgtcagctgtcaaaactGGCATTCTATAAATTTTCTGAAGTTTCTGAACGTTTGCAAGCAGTCCGGTGTATGTCCGGTGAATCGACGTTCACGTcttaccccggctactcacgtaacgataaatcgttgcgataaaactgtgcagtccgactgtgcagataaatcaaaccgtgtgtatgacaaatcgttacgataatcgacatacacacggttcgatttatctgcacagtcggactgcacagttttatcgcaacgatttatcgttacgtgagtagccggggatatgcgtttttttaacattagctCAAACATCCCGCAGTTGACTGTCTTGCGCAGTCTGCCAGTGACTGtcattgtcagtaaaaaaatgtatttgtttatttatttattgtaagattaatataaatttaatgaAATGGATAAGATCGgaattaaaaatgaattcttTCCACAATACGGGACGATATCTTATTGCCACGCATGTTTAAGCTCAGACAGAATTCTTTCAACTGTGACTGAATATGTCGATATCATCGATATCTTTTACAAAATCCTGGATAATCAGAATATGGTAAGCGTTCGGTCAATATAGAGAAGACCGGCATATAGAATTTATTGCTGAGCAGACCATAATAGGGGTAGAACTCTTGTATAAGTCGCTAAGACACAGAAAGATGTACTTCACTTCTGCTCTACCGACCTTCTGTAAGGGGTGTATATGTTATGTGTGCAAACGCAAGAGTTATAATGACGAAAGAGCTTTTGAACGGTCTTCCCTCTATCGATAgattttattatattagttgattttttttttgcattagaacaaaggtaaacaatcttgacatgtcttttaattgaaaaacacattttaaaaataagtctcggcaaatatgtaacaattatgaatctaatacgatcatttatattcttctgctttcataagtaatagttactgatttttaaaaagcgtttttcaattaaaagagatTTAAAGAtttcttaccttctttctaatgctaaaagaacGAACTAATAGTATTTGAAGTAGTATTTGTATAGGTATTGAAGTATTAAATTAATGTtaaaggttcaactttacgaactcaactttaaattatgtattttttaattttagatgcTTCCTAATGAACTATACTTATGCTGGGAATGTATAGGAATGCTAAAGAAAATAAGGATGTTCAAAAAGAAGATTGTAGAAGCCCAGAAGATACTTCAATTATATTATACTAATAAACAGGTATGGCAATTTAGGTTTCTATATAAAATcaaacttgaaaatgtacagtcgccatcagatatatgggaccggccaaggtgctcacaaatatctgaaaacgcctctattttcaaggcgctagagtgcgtgttcagatatttttgaccacctcggcagctccgatatatttgatggtgactgtacaaagtattacttttttttattagccccATTATATTGTCCTTCTGGTAGGTGTAAAGatatggaggaggcctatacccgacaggggtccttaatatagtaaaatgaacaacaatattattagaaaagttttattatgtaaaactgtttaaggaaaaataaaggcttaaataaataaataaataatagtgtcCTTCTTGATTTCCACAACTCCCATTGTAGTGCTTTTAAgtattacattaaaataaataaaataaaaaaaacatttatttcagagGACAGTTTCCGTAATATGGTTAGTAAATTCTTAACTTAAGAACTATGctagattatttttaaaaggaatGGAGAGAAAAAGAAAGCGCATAAAATTCAATAAATTAATGTCCAAGTAGATAGTACAAGCGTTATCTATTGAATTTTAATCTAAatctattaatttacattataaagTGCCCtcctactttaaaaattcaataCTCAGCCTGGGTCTTAAGAGAATATGGTTGTTAAACAGAAAAATATTTCTCCTTAGGTTGCTTATCCACCTGTCCAATTGCGTCTCACGCTtttttaagcaaaatgtgagacgcaaatacacattagaCCAAGAcgaattggacaggtggaatactacCCTTAGATTCAATATGCCTCTTATAAGATTCTAATTGGAATGAATACTTTTACAATTTCAGGACCCCTTTCCCCAATCTCTTTCAAATCTTGCCCCTCATAGCACCGACCACCAAATATGTTTCACATATGAAGAGAAGGAAATAAAAGTTATCAAAGAAGAGATTGACACTTATGATGAATTCGACCACTTTGACAATGTTAAAGATGAACCGGAACTCAATGAGCCAAATGTTCCAAATGTTACGGTATTGGACAATGTTACGGAAACCGTTACGGAAACAAACGAATGGAAGGAATTTAACATGAAGAGAATAATGAATAGGAAAGCGAAGTATCGGTTTTTGAATGCGAAACTGAGGAAACATAGAAAGTTATTAGTCAGGAGGATACCAATAGAGCTTGGGGCTGTTTTGAATGGGTTGGAGGAGGAGAGGGGTAGAGATTCTTTTTTAAAAGAGGAGTATAAATGTGTAAGTTGTGTGGCAATGTGGCATGATGAAGATGGGTTGGTTAAACATCGGAGGAAGTATCATGATGAGGTGAGATTGAGATTTTTTGGTTATTTATTACTTGAGAAGTTTTTGGAAGGGAATTTGTAcaacttagggtcggttgcaccaaactgttggtattgttaaagagttcgctaaatttgtatgtatggaaagtttcatagtaaagggcCTGGGCGTGCCAGCTGACGTTGATctgtctgtcaaatgtggttggtgcaactagcCCTTAAAGGCCCGCAATGCACTTGTAACATAAGTTTCGTTCTCGCACGCGACCCCATACatcaagcgcgacttcaagtatggactcgcgcgtgAGAATGCAACTTAAATACGCACAcggtccgtctgatggtaagcagtcaccgtagcctgtGGACTCGTGCAACATCAGAGTTGTTACATGAGCGTTGTTGGCACATTAAAAacctatatcataaaaagtcaattttattttacattgtaAAACAAGTTGGTAGAATTGACATCATATTAAGATCTGCTGTGTTCCTTCATTCCTTGTCTTTTTTGCAATCATATTACTGCAATATTTCAGGCGATTGGACCATACCAATGCAAAATATGCAAGATCCGCTGTCCATCGCGGGACAAGCTTCAAGCGCACCAGACGAAGCACTATTACCGGAGGGAATGCAAGGTATGCCGGCTGCAGTGTAGCTCGCAGCCCGGCATGGACCGACACCTCGAGCTGCATGACCGGATGGTGCGGTGTTTAGCCTGCGAGCTGTGTTTCAAGTGAGTATATAGCACTATTGCCGGAGGGAATGCAAGGTGTGCCGGCTGTCGTCTTGCTCGCAGCCCGGCATGGACCGACACCTCGAGCTGCATGACCGGATGGTGCAGTGTTTAGCCTGCGAGCTGTGTTTCAAGTGAGTATATAGCACTATTGCCGGAGGGAATGCAAGGTGTGC contains:
- the LOC134677646 gene encoding zinc finger protein Xfin-like, translated to MDKIGIKNEFFPQYGTISYCHACLSSDRILSTVTEYVDIIDIFYKILDNQNMMLPNELYLCWECIGMLKKIRMFKKKIVEAQKILQLYYTNKQDPFPQSLSNLAPHSTDHQICFTYEEKEIKVIKEEIDTYDEFDHFDNVKDEPELNEPNVPNVTVLDNVTETVTETNEWKEFNMKRIMNRKAKYRFLNAKLRKHRKLLVRRIPIELGAVLNGLEEERGRDSFLKEEYKCVSCVAMWHDEDGLVKHRRKYHDEAIGPYQCKICKIRCPSRDKLQAHQTKHYYRRECKVCRLQCSSQPGMDRHLELHDRMVRCLACELCFKECKHYCRRECKVCRLQCCSQPGMDRHLELHDRMVQCLACELCFKNVRLFYNHYKELHAKFVCDVCGKRCKSRAIIEKHLRYHFGYECPYCKKKLKNSTSYKNHVETQHTSSVSDSSYCVQCDRRFTSDRMYKRHLQSSAAHAAERDNTRAKRKYPCPECNNVYSRRTYMNNHYRHVHAKQSKYYCEDCDRHFLNRTRYLDHRRFQHEGAKRDKDKLCNICGRGFAANRTLVNHIRTHSGERPFSCEYCGAKFTQKHAMLSHVKYIHLKSKRKASWHE